A part of Pungitius pungitius chromosome 15, fPunPun2.1, whole genome shotgun sequence genomic DNA contains:
- the stard3nl gene encoding STARD3 N-terminal-like protein, whose amino-acid sequence MDRRCSSSADSRLTAREGCSINSTPLCRRAESYEAKEVKCISDVRRTFCLFVTFDFLFITLLWIIELNVNGGIQNQLDKEVLHYNYRASFFDIFLLAVFRFVALILAYAVCKLRHWWAIAITTAVSCAFLIVKVILSKLLSQGTFGYLLPIVSFVLAWIETWLLDFKVLPQEAEDQNRYQCIMDAAERAPLVSGGPLSDGQFYSPPESAADSDEELDDKHDPEKGLIQQVI is encoded by the exons ATGGACAGACgatgcagcagcagcgccgACTCGCGGCTCACCGCCAGGGAGGGGTGCTCCATCAACAGCACCCCCCTCTGCAGGAGGGCGGAGTCCTACGAAGCCAAGGAGGTCAAGTGCATCTCGGACGTGAGGAGGACCTTCTGCCTCTTCGTCACCTTCGACTTCCTGTTCATCACTTTGCTCTGGATCATAGAGCTCAAC GTGAACGGAGGCATTCAGAACCAGCTGGATAAAGAAGTCCTGCACTACAACTACCGCGCCTCCTTCTTCGATATTTTT ctcctggCGGTCTTCCGGTTCGTGGCGCTCATCCTGGCGTACGCCGTCTGTAAGCTCCGCCACTGGTGGGCCATCGCG ATCACGACTGCAGTCAGCTGTGCTTTCCTGATCGTTAAAGTCATTTTATCAAAG ctgctgtCTCAGGGGACCTTCGGCTACCTGCTGCCCATCGTCTCCTTCGTTTTGGCCTGGATAGAAACGTGGCTTCTGGACTTCAAGGTTCTGCCTCAGGAGGCCGAGGACCAGAACA GGTATCAGTGCATCATGGACGCCGCAGAGCGAGCTCCTCTCGTGTCTGGAGGTCCTTTGTCTGACGGACAGTTCTACTCCCCCCCGGAGTCAGCAGCAG ACTCTGATGAGGAGCTGGATGATAAACATGATCCAGAGAAAGGGCTGATTCAGCAGGTCATATAA